The following coding sequences lie in one Mercenaria mercenaria strain notata chromosome 5, MADL_Memer_1, whole genome shotgun sequence genomic window:
- the LOC123559253 gene encoding perlucin-like protein encodes MIKYNKIISSKIKMSTIQLLVFGSAILAAVYSACPSGWRHHGGSCYLFQKEIQNWADARIMCKFHGSDLIAIETPAEQHWFVKQALTFNQTEGDDGFWLGGTDWENQDTWIWEPTKQPMTYKVWGASPIPQPNNRNGSENCLAAVKFFHYLWSDEFCNWERLGYVCEMAEPTQPIVG; translated from the exons ATGATTAAATATAACAAGATCATAAGTTCTAAAATTAAGATGTCTACCATACAACTGCTGGTTTTTGGCTCAGCTATTTTGGCTGCAG tatACAGTGCGTGTCCTTCTGGGTGGCGCCATCATGGTGGAAGCTGTTACCTGTTTCAGAAGGAAATACAAAATTGGGCAGACGCTCGG ATTATGTGTAAGTTTCACGGGAGCGATCTGATCGCCATTGAGACTCCTGCAGAACAGCATTGGTTTGTAAAGCAGGCTTTGACATTTAACC AAACAGAGGGTGATGATGGTTTCTGGCTTGGTGGCACCGACTGGGAGAATCAAGATACCTGGATTTGGGAGCCAACAAAGCAGCCAATGACATATAAAGTATGGGGTGCTAGTCCTATTCCTCAACCAAACAACAGAAACGGCAGTGAAAACTGTCTAGCTGCAGTTAAATTCTTTCATTATTTGTGGAGTGATGAGTTTTGCAACTGGGAAAGACTTGGATATGTATGCGAGATGGC GGAACCAACACAACCAATTGTCGGATAG